In Ahaetulla prasina isolate Xishuangbanna chromosome 5, ASM2864084v1, whole genome shotgun sequence, the following are encoded in one genomic region:
- the LOC131200144 gene encoding uncharacterized protein LOC131200144 → MNTDPSSVSLAQVLGFLQEGLDRGLSPNTIPRQVAALSSIWSCGNLESFTKHPTVCRFLRVATNLRPPVVHRYPTWDLTKVLHALTEGPFEPLRSPSLHFLVAFLVATMSARQISELAAFSVRKDLCIFHSDWMVLLLDPSYVPKVNSWFHRAQELILPDFCPGPKRALEKRWHTLHIRRDFRIYIKRTSPLRWTESLFVSFQHSTLGNKVAPSTMGRWIWACIAKSYEIQTSSASECDGPFHQKCSHDSGVGDTGLYRAVTWSSQSPFIRITSWMPLHRLKWPLAGQSSRGFTLMAGAGLGTRLLFIEQASFGKSHSWILSPEHSGEEALVLPDMLLLMELGERIQPHPDKQLVHSLGGAHVFTGHKPYHRYAFAELGGNQTREASPKRCQT, encoded by the coding sequence atgaACACTGATCCTTCTTCGGTGTCACTGGCTCAAGTCCTGGGGTTCCTCCAGGAAGGATTAGACAGAGGGTTGTCACCTAATACCATCCCCAGACAGGTCGCAGCACTGTCTTCGATCTGGTCATGTGGGAATCTGGAATCTTTCACTAAACATCCTACCGTGTGCAGGTTCCTCAGGGTCGCTACAAACTTGAGGCCTCCTGTAGTTCACAGGTACCCCACCTGGGACCTGACGAAGGTTTTGCATGCCCTCACTGAGGGACCCTTCGAGCCGTTAAGATCGCCTAGCCTGCACTTCCTTGTGGCCTTCCTTGTGGCCACCATGTCAGCCAGACAGATCTCAGAACTAGCGGCTTTTTCTGTGAGGAAAGACCTATGTATATTCCACTCTGATTGGATGGTCCTGCTGTTGGACCCCTCTTATGTTCCCAAGGTGAATTCCTGGTTCCATAGGGCTCAGGAACTGATCCTGCCTGACTTCTGCCCAGGGCCAAAACGTGCCCTGGAGAAGAGATGGCACACCTTGCACATTAGGAGGGATTTCCGCATTTATATTAAGAGGACTTCCCCCCTAAGGTGGACAGAgtccctatttgtttccttccAGCACTCTACACTGGGCAACAAGGTCGCTCCATCGACCATGGGACGGTGGATTTGGGCATGCATTGCCAAGTCCTATGAGATTCAGACTTCCAGTGCCTCAGAATGTGACGGCCCATTCCACCAGAAGTGCAGCCACGACAGCGGCGTGGGTGACACAGGTCTCTATAGAGCAGTGACATGGTCCTCTCAATCCCCCTTCATCAGAATTACCAGTTGGATGCCTTTGCATCGGCTGAAGTGGCCTTTGGCAGGCCAGTCCTCCAGAGGGTTCACATTGATGGCGGGGGCGGGACTGGGGACCAGACTGCTTTTCATAGAGCAGGCCAGCTTTGGTAAGTCCCATTCCTGGATTCTCTCTCCCGAGCACAGTGGAGAAGaggcattggtcctacctgatatgCTTCTTCTCATGGAGCTGGGAGAGAGAATCCAGCCCCACCCTGACAAACAGCTGGTTCACAGTCTGGGAGGGGCTCATGTTTTCACAGGTCACAAGCCTTATCATCGCTACGCCTTTGCCGAACTGGGAGGCAACCAGACAAGGGAGGCGTCACCAAAAAGATGCCAGACTTAG